The following proteins come from a genomic window of Burkholderia stabilis:
- a CDS encoding Cof-type HAD-IIB family hydrolase yields the protein MYKVIATDLDGTLLNSDHQLDPYTIETVRRLDRDGLQFVIATGRHYADVAGIRDVLGIRPYLITSNGARVHAPDDTMIHAQDIDPAIVRGLVQPDVTGAHGRVIVNLFTNHGWLIDRDAPHLLEFHQDSGFHYDVIDMPAHDGANIAKVLYIGEPADLAVVAEQMRVRFGDALYVTYSLPDCLEVMTANVSKGRALRSVLARLGVDTGHCIAFGDNMNDIDLLETAGHAFMMNNANPDLVARLPHIPRIGNNFDAGVARHLRTLFSLEGNAAAS from the coding sequence ATGTACAAAGTCATTGCTACCGATCTCGACGGCACCCTGCTGAACAGCGACCACCAGCTCGATCCGTACACGATCGAGACCGTCCGCCGGCTCGACCGCGACGGCCTGCAGTTCGTGATCGCGACGGGGCGCCACTACGCGGACGTCGCCGGCATTCGCGACGTGCTCGGCATCCGGCCGTACCTGATCACGTCGAACGGTGCGCGCGTGCATGCGCCGGACGACACGATGATCCACGCGCAGGACATCGATCCCGCGATCGTCCGCGGCCTCGTGCAGCCGGACGTCACCGGCGCGCACGGCCGCGTGATCGTCAACCTGTTCACCAACCACGGCTGGCTGATCGACCGCGATGCGCCGCACCTGCTCGAGTTCCACCAGGATTCGGGCTTCCATTACGACGTGATCGACATGCCGGCGCACGACGGCGCGAATATCGCGAAGGTGCTGTATATCGGCGAGCCGGCCGATCTGGCGGTGGTTGCCGAGCAGATGCGCGTGCGGTTCGGCGATGCGCTGTACGTCACGTACTCGCTGCCCGACTGCCTCGAAGTGATGACCGCGAACGTGTCGAAGGGCCGCGCGCTGCGCTCGGTGCTCGCGCGGCTCGGCGTCGACACCGGCCACTGCATCGCGTTCGGCGACAACATGAACGATATCGACCTGCTCGAAACCGCCGGTCACGCGTTCATGATGAACAACGCGAACCCCGATCTCGTCGCGCGCCTGCCGCACATCCCGCGGATCGGCAACAACTTCGACGCGGGCGTCGCCCGCCACCTGCGCACGCTGTTCTCGCTCGAGGGCAACGCCGCCGCTTCCTGA
- the flhD gene encoding flagellar transcriptional regulator FlhD gives MSATSEMLSEIKEVNLSYLLLAQRLLREDKAMGMFRMGISQELADVLANLTLAQTVKLAASNQMLCRFRFDDHALLSSLADKGRSDVVAHAHSAILMAGQQVESVR, from the coding sequence ATGAGCGCTACCAGCGAAATGCTCAGTGAGATCAAAGAGGTCAACCTGTCGTACCTCCTCCTCGCGCAACGCCTGCTGCGGGAAGACAAGGCGATGGGCATGTTCCGCATGGGAATTTCCCAGGAACTGGCCGACGTACTCGCAAACCTCACGCTCGCACAGACCGTGAAGCTTGCCGCATCGAACCAGATGCTGTGCCGCTTCCGCTTCGACGATCACGCGTTGCTGTCCTCGCTCGCCGACAAAGGCCGCAGCGATGTCGTCGCGCACGCGCACTCGGCCATCCTGATGGCCGGGCAGCAAGTCGAAAGCGTCCGCTGA
- the motA gene encoding flagellar motor stator protein MotA, whose protein sequence is MLIIVGTLVTLLSVFGGYALAGGHLAALIQPVEILMIVGAGVGAFILGNGGKTIKATMRVLPTLFKGSKYTKDVYMELMALLYVLLAKARKEGTLTLEADIDDPEKSPIFTQYPKILADHHIVEFLTDYLRLMVGGNMNAFEIESLMDEEIETHHAEGEGPAHALMRVGDAMPAFGIVAAVMGVVHTMASADKPPAVLGAMIAQALVGTFLGILLSYGLIGPLASLAEQRVAESTKMFQCIKVTILATLNGYAPAIAVEFGRKVLFSTERPSFSELEEHVRRVKAK, encoded by the coding sequence GTGCTGATTATCGTGGGAACACTCGTGACGCTGTTGTCCGTCTTCGGCGGTTATGCGCTGGCAGGCGGGCATCTGGCCGCCTTGATCCAGCCCGTCGAGATCCTGATGATCGTGGGCGCCGGCGTCGGCGCGTTCATCCTCGGCAACGGCGGCAAGACCATCAAGGCGACGATGCGTGTGCTGCCGACGCTCTTCAAGGGCTCGAAATACACGAAGGACGTCTACATGGAGCTGATGGCGCTCCTGTACGTGCTGCTGGCGAAGGCGCGCAAGGAAGGCACGCTGACGCTCGAGGCCGACATCGACGATCCGGAAAAGAGCCCGATCTTCACGCAATACCCGAAGATCCTCGCCGATCACCACATCGTCGAATTCCTGACCGACTACCTGCGCCTGATGGTGGGCGGCAACATGAACGCGTTCGAGATCGAGAGCCTGATGGACGAGGAGATCGAGACGCACCACGCGGAAGGCGAAGGCCCCGCGCATGCGCTGATGCGCGTCGGCGACGCGATGCCGGCGTTCGGCATCGTCGCGGCCGTGATGGGCGTCGTGCACACGATGGCGTCGGCCGACAAGCCGCCCGCAGTGCTCGGCGCGATGATCGCGCAGGCGCTGGTCGGCACGTTCCTCGGCATCCTGCTCTCGTACGGGCTGATCGGGCCGCTCGCGAGCCTCGCGGAGCAGCGCGTCGCCGAGTCGACGAAGATGTTCCAGTGCATCAAGGTGACGATCCTCGCGACGCTGAACGGCTATGCGCCGGCGATTGCCGTCGAGTTCGGCCGCAAGGTGCTGTTCTCGACCGAGCGGCCGTCGTTTTCCGAGCTCGAAGAGCATGTGCGCCGCGTGAAGGCGAAGTGA
- a CDS encoding H-NS histone family protein translates to MSQYAKLKAQIADLQAQADDVRRQEVAAVIADVQRMIAEYGLTAQDLGFVERARRGRPPKKAPLPPKYRDPKSGATWSGRGKPPNWIVGKNRDRFLIE, encoded by the coding sequence ATGTCTCAATACGCGAAACTCAAGGCGCAGATCGCCGATCTGCAGGCCCAGGCGGACGATGTGCGTCGCCAGGAAGTGGCGGCGGTGATCGCCGATGTCCAGCGGATGATTGCCGAATATGGCCTGACGGCCCAGGACCTGGGCTTCGTGGAGCGAGCGCGGCGCGGCCGCCCGCCGAAGAAGGCGCCGCTGCCGCCGAAATACCGCGATCCGAAGTCGGGCGCGACCTGGAGCGGGCGCGGCAAGCCGCCGAATTGGATCGTCGGGAAAAACCGCGATCGTTTCCTGATCGAATGA
- the flhC gene encoding flagellar transcriptional regulator FlhC translates to MASKSVVIEVKEITLAIELIELGARLQLLEAETSLSRDRLIKLYKELKGVSPPKGMLPFSTDWFMTWQPNIHSSLFYNIYRFMQDHGRCDPIQSIVKAYRLYLEHVNLSGDEAALSLTRAWTLVRFFDSGMLQMTPCTRCGGHFVAHAHDPHQGFVCGLCQPPSRAGKTRKAAAARAELAAAAA, encoded by the coding sequence ATGGCAAGCAAAAGCGTCGTGATCGAGGTGAAGGAAATCACCCTCGCCATCGAACTGATCGAACTGGGCGCCCGGCTGCAACTGCTGGAGGCGGAGACGAGCCTGTCGCGGGACCGTCTGATCAAGCTGTACAAGGAACTGAAGGGCGTGTCGCCGCCGAAGGGGATGCTGCCGTTCTCGACCGACTGGTTCATGACGTGGCAGCCGAACATCCACTCGTCGCTGTTCTACAACATCTACCGGTTCATGCAGGACCACGGCCGCTGCGATCCGATCCAGTCGATCGTGAAGGCGTACCGGCTCTACCTGGAGCACGTGAACCTGTCCGGCGACGAGGCCGCGCTGAGCCTCACGCGCGCCTGGACGCTCGTGCGCTTCTTCGATTCGGGGATGCTGCAGATGACCCCGTGCACGCGCTGCGGCGGCCACTTCGTCGCGCATGCGCATGATCCGCATCAAGGTTTCGTCTGCGGCCTCTGCCAGCCGCCGTCGCGCGCGGGCAAGACGCGCAAGGCCGCCGCCGCACGCGCGGAACTGGCCGCCGCCGCGGCCTGA
- a CDS encoding glycosyltransferase family 4 protein encodes MRIAQIAPLYEAVPPKLYGGTERVVSYLTEALVELGHDVTLFASGDSVTSARLEAAWPRALRLDPSIRDSMAPHMRLLEQVARVAHEFDVLHFHLDYLPFPLMSRLDTPYVTTLHGRLDLPELQPVFDAFPDAPVVSISNNQRKPLPQAAWAGTVYHGLPDTLLTPQPGVKPEYLAFLGRICPEKRVDTAIRIAAQSGLPLKIAAKVDKADADYFKEVIEPLLGQAHVEFIGEINEAQKPAFLSGAKALLFPIDWPEPFGLVMIEAMACGTPVVAFNRGSVPEVIEDGVTGFIVEDVQGAVGALHRIDSLSRDAIRARFDTRFSSKAMAQRYVETYESLCTTTKQPTLRRVAGA; translated from the coding sequence ATGCGAATTGCCCAGATCGCGCCGCTTTACGAAGCCGTTCCGCCGAAACTCTACGGCGGCACCGAGCGTGTCGTGTCCTACCTCACCGAGGCGCTCGTCGAACTCGGCCACGACGTGACGCTGTTCGCCAGCGGCGACTCCGTCACGTCGGCCCGTCTCGAGGCGGCGTGGCCGCGCGCCCTGCGGCTCGACCCGTCGATCCGCGATTCGATGGCGCCCCATATGCGGCTCCTCGAGCAGGTCGCCCGTGTCGCGCATGAATTCGACGTGCTGCACTTCCACCTCGACTATCTGCCGTTCCCGCTGATGTCGCGCCTCGACACGCCGTACGTGACGACGCTGCACGGCCGCCTCGACCTGCCGGAGCTGCAGCCGGTGTTCGACGCATTCCCCGACGCGCCGGTCGTGTCGATCTCGAACAACCAGCGCAAGCCGCTGCCGCAGGCCGCGTGGGCCGGCACCGTGTATCACGGGCTGCCCGACACGCTGCTCACGCCGCAGCCGGGCGTGAAGCCCGAATACCTGGCGTTCCTCGGCCGGATCTGCCCCGAAAAGCGCGTCGACACGGCGATCCGGATCGCCGCGCAAAGCGGGCTGCCGCTGAAGATCGCCGCAAAGGTCGACAAGGCCGACGCCGACTATTTCAAGGAAGTGATCGAGCCGCTGCTCGGCCAGGCGCACGTCGAGTTCATCGGCGAGATCAACGAAGCGCAGAAGCCTGCGTTCCTGTCCGGCGCGAAAGCGCTGCTGTTCCCGATCGACTGGCCGGAGCCGTTCGGCCTCGTGATGATCGAGGCGATGGCCTGCGGCACGCCGGTCGTCGCGTTCAACCGCGGTTCGGTGCCGGAAGTGATCGAAGACGGCGTGACCGGTTTCATCGTCGAGGACGTGCAGGGCGCGGTCGGCGCGCTGCACCGGATCGACAGCCTGTCGCGCGACGCGATCCGCGCACGTTTCGATACGCGTTTCAGCTCGAAGGCAATGGCGCAGCGTTATGTCGAAACTTACGAATCGCTTTGCACGACGACCAAGCAACCGACATTGCGCCGGGTCGCAGGCGCCTGA
- the aqpZ gene encoding aquaporin Z, protein MNLSQRLAAEVFGTFWLVLGGCGSAVLAAAFPGLGIGFAGVALAFGLTVLTMAFAIGHISGCHLNPAVSVGLTVAGRFPARDLAPYIVAQVVGATLGAFVLYLIATGKPGFDVVGSGFATNGFGDRSPGHYSLTASFICEVVMTGFFLFVILGATDKRGVPAGFAPIAIGLCLTLIHLISIPVTNTSVNPARSTGPALFVGGDAIGQLWLFWVAPLIGAVLAGIIYPLVAGRDDAVDLLPASARTSE, encoded by the coding sequence ATGAATCTTTCTCAGCGTCTCGCTGCAGAGGTATTCGGCACGTTCTGGCTGGTGCTCGGCGGGTGCGGAAGCGCCGTGCTGGCCGCCGCCTTTCCGGGCCTCGGCATCGGCTTTGCCGGCGTCGCACTCGCCTTTGGCCTGACTGTGCTGACGATGGCATTCGCGATAGGCCACATTTCGGGTTGTCACCTGAATCCGGCGGTGAGCGTCGGCCTGACGGTCGCTGGCCGCTTCCCGGCGCGCGATCTCGCGCCGTACATCGTCGCGCAGGTCGTCGGCGCGACGCTCGGCGCGTTCGTGCTGTACCTGATCGCAACCGGCAAGCCGGGCTTCGACGTCGTCGGCAGCGGCTTCGCGACGAACGGCTTCGGCGATCGCTCGCCCGGCCACTACTCGCTCACCGCGTCGTTCATCTGCGAAGTCGTGATGACGGGCTTCTTCCTGTTCGTGATCCTCGGCGCGACCGACAAGCGCGGTGTGCCGGCCGGCTTTGCGCCGATCGCGATCGGCCTGTGCCTGACGCTGATTCACCTGATCTCGATTCCGGTCACCAACACGTCGGTGAACCCGGCCCGCTCGACCGGCCCCGCGCTGTTCGTCGGCGGCGACGCGATCGGCCAGCTCTGGCTGTTCTGGGTGGCACCGCTGATCGGCGCGGTGCTTGCAGGGATTATTTACCCGCTGGTCGCGGGGCGTGACGACGCCGTCGACCTGCTGCCGGCATCGGCTCGCACAAGCGAATAA
- a CDS encoding PepSY-associated TM helix domain-containing protein: MNAFLRPFLVRLHRWFGLAIALFLFVAGLTGALIAWDHELDAALNPDFYVARGGAVQLAPLELAAHIEAADPRVQVTYLPLAVEPGHTLQAGVMPRTDPATGRTPALDFDQIAVDPATGAVQGRREWGTLSVARLDLMPFIYRLHYSLFLPVYGGINFGFWVMGVVGIVWAIDSLIALVLAFPNLKSWRKSFAFRVRRGGYPLVFDLHRSGGVWVWGLLLVVAVTSISMNLAVPVVRPLVSLVSPLAETPYTNPEHFPPAPPGSKVLPRERIVEIARSAGRDAGIASPPGALLFAPAMNVYAVGFFTPGNDHGDVGLGNAWLYWDAVTGKPVAAQVPGRGSAGDLFMQAQFPLHSGRIAGVAGRVAVSVLGVVIAMLSVTGICIWVKKRSARVRAARSARVVPGASRAVR, encoded by the coding sequence ATGAATGCGTTCCTGCGACCGTTTCTCGTCCGCCTGCACCGCTGGTTCGGACTCGCCATCGCGCTGTTCCTGTTCGTCGCGGGGCTCACCGGCGCGTTGATTGCGTGGGACCACGAACTCGACGCGGCGTTGAATCCGGATTTCTATGTCGCGCGCGGCGGCGCGGTGCAGCTTGCGCCGCTCGAGCTCGCGGCGCACATCGAGGCGGCCGACCCGCGCGTGCAGGTGACCTATCTGCCGCTCGCGGTCGAACCGGGGCACACGTTGCAGGCGGGCGTGATGCCGCGCACCGATCCGGCGACTGGCCGCACGCCCGCGCTCGATTTCGACCAGATCGCCGTCGATCCCGCGACCGGCGCGGTGCAGGGCCGCCGCGAATGGGGCACGCTGTCGGTCGCTCGGCTCGACCTGATGCCGTTCATCTACCGGCTGCACTACTCGCTGTTCCTGCCCGTGTACGGCGGGATCAACTTCGGGTTCTGGGTGATGGGCGTCGTCGGCATCGTGTGGGCGATCGACAGCCTGATCGCGCTCGTGCTCGCGTTTCCGAACCTGAAAAGCTGGCGCAAGTCGTTCGCGTTTCGCGTGCGGCGCGGCGGCTATCCGCTCGTGTTCGACCTGCACCGTTCGGGCGGCGTGTGGGTGTGGGGGCTGCTGCTCGTCGTTGCGGTCACATCGATCTCGATGAATCTCGCCGTGCCCGTCGTGCGTCCGCTGGTGTCGCTGGTTTCGCCGCTGGCCGAGACGCCGTATACGAATCCCGAACACTTCCCGCCCGCGCCGCCGGGCAGCAAGGTGCTGCCGCGCGAGCGGATCGTCGAGATCGCGCGCTCGGCCGGGCGTGATGCCGGGATCGCGTCGCCGCCCGGCGCGTTGCTGTTCGCGCCGGCGATGAATGTCTACGCGGTCGGGTTCTTCACGCCCGGCAACGACCACGGCGACGTCGGGCTCGGCAACGCGTGGCTTTATTGGGATGCCGTGACCGGCAAGCCCGTGGCCGCACAGGTGCCGGGCCGCGGCTCGGCCGGGGACCTGTTCATGCAGGCGCAGTTTCCGCTGCACTCGGGGCGGATCGCCGGCGTGGCGGGCCGCGTCGCGGTGAGTGTGCTCGGCGTCGTCATCGCGATGTTGAGCGTGACGGGCATCTGCATCTGGGTGAAGAAGCGCAGTGCGCGCGTGCGGGCCGCGCGCAGCGCGCGGGTCGTGCCGGGAGCGTCACGCGCTGTGCGATGA
- the motB gene encoding flagellar motor protein MotB — protein MSKSKDRAIVVKRVAPAKKGHHGGAWKLAYADFMTAMMAFFLLMWLLSSVTPVQLKGIAEYFNTPLKAALFGSGDRSSQDSSIINGGGRDLSSVDAGTLRRTDGTMQLAERLAKAGDENSRSQQAQGAQDRLEQARLHDLQIKLMAAIEANPTLRQFKQQIRIDSTLMGLRIEIVDTQKRPMFAMSSDNVEPYMRDILREIGKTLNDVPNRIIVQGHTDAVPYAGGEGGYSNWELSADRANASRRELISGGMDEAKVLRVLGLASTQNLNKADPLDPENRRISVIVLNRKSEEALMRDDATTTTLSADAAGSKLLAQQLAAPAPVARPVVASAVAVAPKP, from the coding sequence ATGAGCAAGAGCAAGGATCGCGCGATCGTCGTCAAGCGGGTGGCCCCGGCGAAGAAGGGCCACCACGGCGGCGCATGGAAGCTCGCGTACGCGGATTTCATGACCGCGATGATGGCGTTCTTCCTGTTGATGTGGCTGCTGAGTTCGGTCACGCCGGTGCAACTGAAGGGGATCGCCGAATACTTCAACACGCCGCTGAAGGCCGCGCTGTTCGGCAGCGGCGACCGCAGCTCGCAGGACTCCAGCATCATCAACGGCGGCGGGCGCGACCTGTCGAGCGTCGACGCCGGCACGCTGCGCCGCACCGACGGCACCATGCAGCTCGCCGAGCGCCTCGCGAAGGCGGGCGACGAGAATTCCCGGTCGCAGCAGGCGCAGGGCGCGCAGGACCGGCTCGAGCAGGCGCGCCTGCACGACCTGCAGATCAAGCTGATGGCCGCGATCGAGGCCAACCCGACGCTGCGCCAGTTCAAGCAGCAGATCCGCATCGATTCGACGCTGATGGGGCTGCGCATCGAGATCGTCGATACGCAGAAGCGGCCGATGTTCGCGATGTCGAGCGACAACGTCGAGCCGTACATGCGCGACATCCTGCGCGAGATCGGCAAGACGCTGAACGACGTGCCGAACCGGATCATCGTCCAGGGCCACACCGACGCCGTGCCGTACGCGGGCGGCGAGGGCGGCTACAGCAACTGGGAGCTGTCGGCCGACCGCGCGAACGCGTCGCGTCGCGAGTTGATCTCCGGCGGGATGGACGAGGCGAAAGTGCTGCGCGTGCTCGGTCTCGCGTCGACGCAGAACCTGAACAAGGCCGACCCGCTCGATCCGGAAAACCGCCGGATCAGCGTGATCGTGCTGAACCGCAAATCCGAAGAAGCGCTGATGCGCGACGATGCGACGACCACGACGCTGTCGGCCGACGCGGCGGGCTCGAAGCTGCTTGCGCAGCAGCTCGCCGCCCCGGCGCCGGTCGCGCGTCCGGTCGTGGCGAGTGCCGTCGCCGTGGCGCCGAAACCCTGA
- a CDS encoding response regulator, whose amino-acid sequence MIRTILAIDDSATMRALLQATLAQAGYDVTVAPDGEAGFDMAATAPYDLVLTDQNMPHKSGLEVIAALRKLTAYADTPILVLTTEGSDAFKTAARDAGATGWIEKPIDPAVLVDLVATLSEPAAY is encoded by the coding sequence ATGATCCGAACCATTCTCGCCATCGACGACTCCGCGACCATGCGTGCGCTGCTGCAGGCAACGCTTGCGCAGGCCGGCTACGACGTGACGGTGGCGCCGGACGGCGAAGCCGGCTTCGACATGGCCGCGACCGCGCCGTACGACCTGGTGCTGACCGACCAGAACATGCCGCACAAGAGCGGGCTCGAGGTGATCGCCGCGCTGCGCAAGCTCACCGCGTACGCGGACACGCCGATCCTCGTACTGACCACCGAGGGCAGCGATGCCTTCAAGACGGCCGCGCGCGACGCGGGCGCGACCGGCTGGATCGAGAAGCCGATCGACCCGGCCGTGCTGGTCGACCTGGTCGCGACGCTGTCCGAGCCGGCTGCCTACTGA
- a CDS encoding DNA-3-methyladenine glycosylase I, producing the protein MSQRCNWVKTEADAHYHDTEWGRPSHDDRHLFEMLILEGAQAGLSWSTILNKRAGYREAFADFDVDAVARFTPKRIEKLLENPGIVRNRAKVESAVNNARAVQRIRDEHGSLAAFLWSFVGNTPVQNAWQSYRDAPASTEQSDALSKALKAYGCKFVGSTICYALMQATGMVNDHELGCPCHAQCAALGGKQPARRRKAEG; encoded by the coding sequence ATGTCGCAGCGATGCAACTGGGTGAAGACGGAAGCGGACGCGCACTATCACGATACCGAATGGGGGCGGCCGTCGCACGACGATCGCCACCTGTTCGAAATGCTGATCCTGGAAGGTGCGCAGGCCGGGCTGTCGTGGTCGACGATCCTGAACAAGCGCGCCGGCTATCGCGAAGCGTTCGCCGATTTCGATGTCGACGCCGTCGCGCGCTTCACGCCGAAGCGCATCGAGAAGCTGCTGGAGAACCCCGGCATCGTGCGCAACCGCGCGAAGGTCGAGTCCGCGGTCAACAATGCGCGCGCCGTGCAGCGCATCCGCGACGAGCACGGGTCGCTCGCCGCGTTCCTGTGGTCGTTCGTCGGCAACACGCCGGTTCAGAATGCGTGGCAGTCATACCGCGACGCGCCCGCGTCGACCGAACAGTCCGACGCGCTCAGCAAGGCGCTGAAGGCATACGGTTGCAAGTTCGTCGGCTCGACGATCTGCTATGCGCTGATGCAGGCGACCGGGATGGTCAACGATCATGAGCTCGGCTGCCCGTGCCACGCGCAATGCGCGGCGCTCGGCGGCAAGCAGCCGGCACGCCGGCGCAAGGCCGAAGGCTGA
- a CDS encoding BadF/BadG/BcrA/BcrD ATPase family protein: protein MAALLFAIGIDGGGTGTRAVLADRHGRELAQGRGGPSGLGLGIERAWASIGAACADAFTRAGFGFDWSQCALGCGLAGVNNAAWLAAFRAQAPLGALAIESDAYTTVVGAHDGAPGLIVALGTGSIAAALDAAGACRIAGGFGFPSGDEASGAWLGVRALAYAQQALDGRVPRDAFADALLAETGAQDRDALVQWSCDANQTIYARLAPIVFAHRAHPVAGTLIEQAGEEIGKMIDALDPQQALPVALCGGLADALAPAVPARHAARLRAPLDDSAHGALRLALQALRAAEGG, encoded by the coding sequence ATGGCGGCATTACTTTTTGCGATCGGCATCGACGGCGGCGGCACCGGCACGCGCGCGGTGCTGGCCGACCGGCACGGGCGCGAGCTCGCGCAGGGGCGCGGCGGCCCGTCGGGGCTCGGTCTCGGCATCGAGCGCGCGTGGGCGTCGATCGGCGCGGCCTGCGCGGATGCATTCACGCGCGCCGGATTCGGGTTCGACTGGTCGCAGTGCGCGCTCGGCTGTGGGCTCGCGGGCGTCAACAACGCGGCGTGGCTCGCCGCATTCCGCGCGCAGGCGCCGCTCGGCGCGCTCGCGATCGAGAGCGATGCCTATACGACGGTCGTCGGCGCGCACGACGGCGCGCCGGGGCTCATCGTCGCGCTCGGCACCGGCAGCATCGCGGCGGCGCTCGATGCCGCGGGCGCCTGCCGCATCGCGGGCGGCTTCGGTTTTCCGTCCGGCGACGAGGCGAGCGGCGCGTGGCTCGGCGTGCGCGCGCTCGCGTACGCGCAACAGGCGCTCGACGGCCGCGTGCCGCGCGATGCGTTCGCCGACGCGCTGCTCGCGGAAACGGGCGCGCAGGATCGCGATGCGCTCGTCCAGTGGTCGTGCGATGCGAACCAGACGATCTATGCGCGTCTCGCGCCGATCGTGTTCGCGCACCGCGCGCATCCGGTCGCGGGCACGCTGATCGAGCAGGCGGGTGAAGAGATCGGCAAGATGATCGATGCGCTGGATCCGCAGCAGGCGCTGCCGGTTGCACTGTGCGGCGGGCTCGCCGACGCGCTGGCGCCGGCCGTGCCCGCGCGCCATGCCGCGCGGCTGCGCGCGCCGCTCGACGATTCCGCGCATGGCGCGTTGCGTCTCGCGCTGCAGGCGTTGCGGGCGGCGGAAGGCGGTTGA